Proteins encoded in a region of the uncultured Paludibaculum sp. genome:
- the modB gene encoding molybdate ABC transporter permease subunit yields MAIDWFPLWLSLRVAALSTIVALLAGLWLGWLQTTKKYRGKDFLDAIVTLPLVLPPTVLGYYLLIVLGRQSALGRLYEWIFGQSLVFTWQAAVVAALLHSAPLLIKFSTAALESVPRRYGKAARSLGATEWMVFWRVSLPLAWNQILAATALAFARSLGDFGITMMVAGNIPGRTQTISVAIYDAVEGGRGDVARVLVLVISAVALVSLTLANRLGRVSVGKAAH; encoded by the coding sequence ATGGCAATCGATTGGTTCCCTCTGTGGCTTAGCTTGCGCGTCGCCGCGCTGTCCACGATTGTCGCCCTCCTGGCCGGATTGTGGCTGGGCTGGCTGCAAACCACCAAGAAATATCGGGGTAAGGACTTTCTCGACGCCATCGTGACGCTGCCTTTGGTGCTGCCGCCGACGGTGCTGGGCTACTACCTGTTGATCGTGCTCGGCCGGCAGAGCGCGCTGGGGCGGTTGTACGAATGGATCTTCGGGCAGTCTCTGGTGTTCACCTGGCAGGCGGCCGTGGTGGCGGCCCTGCTGCATTCGGCGCCCCTGCTGATTAAGTTTTCCACAGCCGCGCTGGAGAGTGTGCCGCGGCGGTATGGGAAGGCCGCGCGGTCGTTGGGGGCTACGGAGTGGATGGTGTTCTGGCGGGTGTCGCTGCCGCTGGCCTGGAACCAGATTCTGGCGGCCACGGCGCTGGCCTTTGCCCGGTCGCTGGGCGACTTCGGCATCACGATGATGGTGGCGGGGAATATCCCAGGCAGGACGCAGACCATTTCGGTGGCGATCTATGACGCCGTGGAAGGCGGACGCGGCGATGTGGCGCGGGTGCTTGTGCTGGTGATTTCGGCCGTGGCCCTGGTCAGCCTGACACTGGCGAACCGCCTGGGCCGGGTGTCCGTGGGGAAGGCGGCGCATTGA
- a CDS encoding efflux RND transporter permease subunit yields MNFSEIFIRRPVATTLLMLAIALFGSVAYRWLPVSDLPNVDFPTLMVNASLPGANPETMASAVATPLERQFSTIAGLDSMTSSNSLGATSVTLQFDLSRDLDGAAQDVQAAISQAAPLLPAGMPTPPTFRKVNPADQPVIYLALSSPTMPLYDMNEFADTVMAQRISMVSGVAQVQVFGSQKYAVRVQVSPREMNARGIGIDEVEAAIRKHNVNLPTGTLYGPDRMLTVQATGQLTSAEAYKSLVVAYKNGAPVRLDELARVFDSVEEDKIASWFNTHEKSNRAIVLAVQRQPGTNAMEVANSVRELLTSFRSQLPPAATLDVLYDRSDSIRESFVDIQFTMALTLALVVMVIFLFLRKLSATVIPSLALPFSLIGTFSVMYLCGYSLDNLSLMALILAIGFVVDDAIVMLENIVRHMENGESPMDAALKGSREVGFTIVSMTISLAAVFIPLLFMGGILGRLFREFSVTIVVAILISGVVSVTLTPMLCSRFLRPHGRGEEGRFYQATERFFDGMLHLYDVTLQWTLRRRAITLAFSFVILIATGWLFVQVPKGFIPSEDTSQILAITEAVQGASHLDMMETQKKLAEIVRNDPNVDSFMSSVGGGSAGVSLGGPNFGRMFMHLKPRHERAMGVDELMGSFRQRLNGMTGMRVFLQNPPSIRVGGTLTKSLYQFTLLGTNIDELYKSSQAFEKEVAKLPALMDVTSDLQIRSPQMTVKIERDRAAKFDVSPEQIENALFDAYGPRWISTIYAPNNQYRVLMEVDRAYQADPSFMSRLYVKSGKGELVPLDSLARLEPSAGPQSINHYGQLPAVTVSFNLRPGVSLGSAVDQIDELSKTHLPATITTIFQGTAQAFQKSMKNLGILLLLAVVVVYIVLGVLYESFIHPLTILSGLPSAGFGALLTLWLFKLDLNIYSYVGLILLIGIVKKNAIMQIDFALEAERHHGKAPLEAIYEGCLVRFRPIMMTTMAALLGALPIAFGYGAGGEARQPLGLCVVGGLLFSQVVTLYLTPVVYTYLAALQTRFQRRGVVTTGSLAGVATD; encoded by the coding sequence ATGAACTTCTCAGAGATTTTCATCCGCCGGCCCGTGGCGACAACGCTGCTGATGCTGGCGATCGCGCTGTTTGGTTCCGTGGCCTACCGCTGGCTGCCGGTGAGCGATCTGCCGAACGTCGACTTTCCCACTCTGATGGTGAACGCGAGCCTGCCCGGTGCGAATCCGGAGACCATGGCCTCGGCCGTGGCGACTCCGCTGGAGCGGCAGTTCTCCACGATCGCCGGTCTCGACTCGATGACCTCGTCGAACTCGCTGGGCGCAACGAGCGTGACACTGCAGTTCGACTTGAGCCGCGATCTGGATGGTGCGGCGCAGGATGTGCAGGCGGCGATCTCACAGGCGGCTCCGCTGCTGCCGGCTGGCATGCCGACACCGCCGACGTTCCGCAAGGTGAATCCGGCCGATCAGCCGGTGATCTACCTCGCACTGAGCTCGCCCACCATGCCGCTCTACGACATGAACGAGTTCGCCGACACGGTGATGGCACAACGCATCTCGATGGTGAGCGGTGTGGCTCAAGTGCAGGTGTTCGGCTCGCAGAAGTACGCCGTGCGGGTGCAGGTGAGCCCACGCGAGATGAATGCGCGGGGCATCGGGATCGACGAAGTGGAAGCGGCGATCCGGAAGCACAACGTGAATCTGCCCACCGGCACGCTCTATGGGCCTGACCGGATGCTGACGGTCCAGGCAACCGGCCAGTTGACGTCGGCGGAGGCATATAAATCGCTGGTCGTGGCGTATAAGAACGGCGCTCCGGTGCGGCTGGACGAGCTGGCGCGGGTCTTCGACAGTGTGGAAGAGGACAAGATCGCGTCGTGGTTCAACACGCACGAAAAGAGCAACCGGGCGATTGTACTCGCGGTGCAGCGGCAGCCGGGCACCAACGCGATGGAGGTGGCGAATTCGGTCCGCGAACTGTTGACCTCGTTCCGGTCGCAATTGCCGCCGGCGGCGACGCTGGACGTCCTGTACGACCGGTCGGATTCGATTCGCGAGTCGTTCGTGGACATTCAGTTCACGATGGCGCTGACGTTGGCGCTGGTCGTGATGGTGATCTTCCTGTTCCTGCGCAAGCTGTCGGCCACCGTGATCCCGAGCCTGGCGCTGCCGTTCTCGCTGATTGGCACGTTTTCCGTGATGTATCTGTGCGGCTACAGCCTGGACAACCTTTCGTTGATGGCGTTGATCCTGGCGATTGGCTTCGTCGTCGACGATGCCATCGTCATGCTGGAGAACATCGTCCGCCACATGGAAAACGGCGAGAGTCCGATGGATGCGGCGCTGAAGGGCTCGCGCGAAGTGGGCTTCACGATTGTATCGATGACCATTTCGCTGGCGGCGGTGTTCATCCCGCTGTTGTTCATGGGCGGCATCCTGGGCCGGCTCTTCCGCGAGTTCTCGGTGACGATCGTCGTGGCCATCCTGATCTCCGGTGTCGTGTCGGTGACGCTGACGCCGATGCTGTGCAGCCGGTTCCTGCGGCCGCACGGGCGGGGGGAAGAGGGCCGGTTCTATCAGGCCACGGAGCGCTTCTTCGATGGGATGCTCCACCTCTACGACGTGACGCTGCAGTGGACCCTGCGTCGCCGCGCCATTACCTTGGCCTTCTCGTTCGTGATTCTCATCGCCACCGGCTGGCTGTTTGTACAGGTGCCGAAGGGCTTCATCCCGAGCGAAGACACCAGCCAGATTCTGGCGATCACCGAGGCCGTGCAGGGTGCATCCCATCTGGACATGATGGAAACGCAGAAGAAGCTGGCGGAGATTGTGCGGAACGACCCCAACGTGGATTCGTTCATGTCGAGTGTGGGCGGCGGCAGCGCCGGGGTCAGCCTGGGCGGGCCGAACTTTGGACGCATGTTCATGCACCTGAAGCCGCGGCATGAGCGCGCGATGGGCGTCGATGAGCTGATGGGTTCGTTCCGGCAGCGATTGAACGGGATGACGGGGATGCGTGTGTTTTTGCAGAACCCGCCGTCCATCCGCGTGGGCGGCACGCTCACCAAGAGTCTCTACCAGTTCACGCTGCTTGGGACGAACATTGACGAGTTGTACAAGAGCAGCCAGGCGTTTGAGAAGGAAGTGGCCAAGTTGCCGGCGTTGATGGACGTCACCAGCGATCTGCAGATCCGGAGTCCGCAGATGACGGTGAAGATCGAACGAGACCGTGCGGCGAAGTTCGATGTGAGTCCGGAACAGATTGAGAATGCACTGTTTGACGCGTATGGGCCGCGCTGGATCTCGACGATCTATGCGCCAAACAACCAGTACCGGGTGCTGATGGAGGTGGACCGGGCCTATCAGGCCGATCCGTCGTTCATGTCGCGGCTGTATGTGAAGTCGGGCAAGGGCGAGTTGGTGCCGCTGGATTCACTCGCCCGGCTGGAGCCGAGCGCTGGCCCGCAGTCGATCAACCACTATGGGCAGTTGCCGGCGGTGACCGTGTCGTTCAACCTGCGGCCCGGGGTGTCGCTGGGCAGCGCCGTGGACCAGATTGACGAGCTGTCGAAAACACATTTGCCGGCGACGATCACGACGATCTTCCAGGGCACGGCGCAGGCGTTCCAGAAATCGATGAAGAATCTGGGCATCCTGCTGCTGCTCGCCGTGGTGGTGGTCTACATCGTGCTGGGCGTGCTGTATGAGAGCTTCATTCACCCTCTGACGATTCTGTCGGGGCTGCCGTCGGCCGGCTTTGGCGCGCTGCTGACTCTTTGGCTCTTCAAGTTGGATTTGAACATTTACTCGTATGTGGGATTGATTCTGCTGATTGGCATCGTGAAAAAGAACGCCATTATGCAGATCGACTTCGCGCTCGAGGCCGAGCGGCATCACGGGAAGGCTCCGCTGGAAGCGATCTACGAGGGGTGTCTGGTGCGGTTCCGTCCGATCATGATGACCACCATGGCGGCCTTGCTGGGCGCTTTGCCGATTGCGTTTGGTTACGGAGCAGGCGGAGAAGCCCGGCAGCCTTTGGGCTTGTGCGTCGTGGGCGGCCTATTGTTCTCCCAGGTCGTGACGCTGTATCTGACGCCGGTGGTGTACACCTATCTGGCAGCATTGCAGACGCGGTTCCAACGGCGAGGCGTGGTGACGACAGGAAGTCTGGCAGGCGTGGCGACGGACTGA